One window from the genome of Desulforhopalus sp. encodes:
- a CDS encoding cold shock domain-containing protein: MELKIEARNVELRKSWQTKISEEQEKLVRHYPNFVLHLRISIEATTHYKEGGYEIKLVATVPNDTVVVTRNGESVRAVLTESFDVLTLQLKEIQRKKRKTQKAPSAGDGVDNVGIIRKLSPHESYGFIMSSDKRDIYFHENALKNVNMEDLAEGDSVIFGETTGDKGPQASWVRSAE; this comes from the coding sequence ATGGAACTGAAGATCGAAGCCCGAAATGTTGAGTTGCGTAAGAGTTGGCAGACGAAGATTAGTGAAGAGCAGGAAAAGCTCGTTCGTCATTATCCCAATTTTGTACTTCATTTACGTATCAGCATTGAAGCCACAACCCATTACAAAGAGGGAGGGTATGAGATCAAACTTGTTGCAACGGTGCCAAACGATACGGTCGTTGTGACAAGAAATGGCGAGTCTGTTCGCGCCGTACTGACGGAATCATTCGATGTGTTGACACTGCAACTAAAAGAGATTCAGCGCAAGAAAAGGAAAACCCAAAAGGCGCCCAGTGCTGGAGATGGAGTAGATAATGTTGGAATAATCAGGAAGCTTTCGCCGCACGAGTCGTACGGTTTTATTATGTCTTCAGACAAACGGGATATCTATTTTCATGAAAATGCGCTGAAAAATGTCAACATGGAAGATCTTGCCGAAGGAGATAGCGTGATCTTCGGTGAGACCACCGGTGATAAGGGCCCACAGGCTTCGTGGGTGAGATCGGCCGAATAG
- the polA gene encoding DNA polymerase I, with amino-acid sequence MQEEVYLIDGSSYIYRAYHAIAPLSNSKGVPTHAVLGFVNMVKRLIREKQPKYLAIAFDSRGPVFRHQLYQAYKANRPPMPDDLQAQIPFIKSFVAASNILTLEEQGVEADDILASAVRLFTSRGQKVILVSGDKDLLQLVNADVVMWDPMKDREMDREAVHQKYGLYPELLLDLFALIGDTSDNVPGVPGVGPKTAEKLISAYGSLDGLYAHIDQLKQSRVKEQIVANKEQAYLSRQLISLKTDVVIPEEISSYALVGADDEQLAKIYTELEFSSLLKGIDTSRPVPCDGFMTVRTGAELAAMVEELQNTEVLAVDTETTSLTARHARLVGISLAKDLERAWYIPVGHLDDRENLVTGQLSADAVKAAVAPLLLSEKVLKIGHNLKYDITVFKQQWDIDFAGRSADTLIAAYLTESGERSLKLDDLCQARGLRLTSFSEVTGNDKRENCFAYVDVEKAGHYSCEDVYGALVLWQEFAPLLKEKGLEDLFWRVEMPIVAILSEMEIAGICINPAVLAVLSKEFSEKLATLEGQIYQLAGHPFNINSPRQLGQVLFEEQGLTHGRKTKTGFSTDVGVLEKLAVKHQLPALVLQFRTVAKLLSTYVEKLSQLQDPRTGRIHTSFNQAVAATGRLSSSDPNLQNIPIRTEEGSRIRGAFVPAEGLVFLAADYSQIDLRVLAHYSQDKALLGAFRAGEDVHARTAAEIFGVSPLLVTSEMRRVAKSINFGIVYGMSSFGLANQLDIGRKDAQRFIDRYFSLYTGVQRFMGEIVQKARDDGYITTLLGRRRSVPDINAKNKTQREFAERTAINTPIQGTAADIIKLAMIECRRSLQLAGLSARMLLQIHDELVFELPEAEIPATVPIIKSAMEKAMALDVPLVVNCTVGSSLAK; translated from the coding sequence TTGCAAGAAGAAGTCTACCTTATCGATGGCAGCTCCTATATCTACCGCGCCTATCACGCAATCGCACCCCTCTCCAATAGCAAAGGCGTGCCGACCCATGCCGTACTGGGTTTTGTTAACATGGTTAAACGGCTGATCAGGGAAAAGCAGCCGAAATATCTGGCCATTGCCTTTGATAGCCGCGGACCGGTATTCCGCCACCAACTGTATCAGGCATATAAGGCCAACCGGCCGCCAATGCCTGATGACTTACAGGCTCAAATTCCTTTTATCAAGAGCTTCGTGGCGGCCTCGAATATCCTCACCCTTGAAGAGCAAGGCGTCGAGGCAGATGACATCCTTGCCTCAGCCGTGCGGCTGTTTACCAGTCGTGGTCAAAAAGTGATCCTGGTATCCGGTGACAAGGACCTGTTGCAGCTGGTGAATGCCGATGTGGTTATGTGGGACCCCATGAAGGACCGGGAGATGGACAGGGAGGCGGTTCACCAGAAATACGGTCTGTATCCGGAGTTGCTTCTCGACCTCTTTGCCCTCATTGGCGACACGAGCGATAATGTTCCCGGTGTTCCCGGGGTTGGACCGAAGACTGCGGAAAAACTGATTAGTGCCTATGGTTCTCTTGACGGTCTTTATGCCCATATCGACCAGTTGAAACAGTCGCGGGTAAAGGAACAGATTGTTGCCAACAAGGAACAGGCCTATCTGTCACGGCAGCTGATTAGTTTGAAAACAGATGTCGTCATCCCGGAGGAAATATCGAGTTATGCACTTGTCGGGGCCGATGACGAGCAGTTGGCGAAAATCTATACGGAGCTTGAGTTTTCAAGTCTCCTGAAGGGCATAGATACCTCTCGGCCGGTGCCTTGTGATGGTTTCATGACGGTTCGTACTGGTGCAGAGCTTGCGGCCATGGTCGAAGAACTCCAAAATACCGAGGTTCTCGCCGTTGATACCGAGACCACTTCCCTGACTGCCCGGCATGCCCGGCTGGTTGGTATCTCGCTTGCCAAGGATCTGGAAAGGGCTTGGTACATACCGGTTGGCCACCTCGATGATCGGGAAAACCTGGTCACGGGGCAGCTTTCAGCTGATGCGGTAAAGGCGGCTGTGGCACCGTTGTTGCTATCTGAAAAGGTTCTGAAAATTGGTCATAATCTGAAGTACGATATCACCGTCTTCAAGCAGCAATGGGACATCGACTTTGCAGGCAGATCGGCCGATACCCTCATTGCCGCCTACCTTACCGAAAGCGGTGAGCGATCTTTGAAACTTGACGACCTCTGTCAGGCCCGGGGCTTGCGTTTGACCAGTTTTTCCGAGGTTACCGGCAACGACAAGCGTGAAAATTGCTTTGCCTATGTGGATGTCGAGAAAGCCGGGCATTATAGCTGCGAGGATGTCTATGGGGCCTTGGTACTGTGGCAGGAATTTGCACCCTTGCTAAAGGAAAAAGGCCTGGAAGATCTCTTCTGGCGGGTGGAGATGCCGATAGTTGCAATCCTTTCCGAGATGGAAATCGCCGGGATCTGCATTAATCCGGCCGTCCTTGCCGTGCTGTCAAAGGAGTTTTCGGAAAAGCTTGCGACCCTCGAAGGACAGATATATCAACTTGCCGGGCATCCCTTCAATATCAACTCCCCCCGGCAGCTGGGCCAGGTACTTTTTGAGGAACAGGGCCTGACGCACGGACGCAAGACTAAGACCGGATTTTCAACGGATGTCGGGGTGTTGGAAAAACTTGCGGTAAAACATCAATTGCCGGCGCTGGTCCTGCAATTTCGAACGGTAGCAAAACTGCTCTCGACCTATGTTGAGAAATTGAGCCAGCTGCAGGATCCGCGGACCGGGAGGATCCACACCTCCTTTAACCAGGCGGTGGCGGCAACCGGCCGATTGTCCAGCAGTGATCCGAATCTGCAGAATATTCCCATTCGAACCGAAGAGGGCAGCCGCATTCGCGGGGCCTTCGTCCCCGCAGAAGGGCTGGTGTTTCTTGCCGCCGATTATTCGCAAATCGACCTGCGTGTCCTCGCTCATTATTCGCAGGACAAGGCCTTGCTCGGCGCTTTCCGGGCAGGCGAGGATGTGCACGCCCGGACCGCCGCCGAGATCTTCGGTGTGTCCCCTCTTTTGGTTACCTCGGAGATGCGCCGGGTGGCAAAGTCCATCAACTTTGGCATTGTCTATGGCATGAGTAGCTTTGGCCTTGCCAATCAGCTCGATATCGGCAGAAAAGATGCCCAGAGATTTATCGACAGGTATTTTTCTTTGTATACCGGGGTGCAGCGCTTTATGGGAGAGATTGTGCAAAAGGCCCGCGATGATGGCTATATTACAACGCTTCTTGGCCGCCGGCGAAGTGTCCCCGATATAAACGCCAAAAACAAGACGCAAAGAGAGTTTGCAGAGCGCACGGCCATCAACACCCCTATCCAGGGTACCGCCGCCGATATTATTAAATTGGCGATGATCGAGTGCCGACGGTCGCTGCAATTGGCCGGTCTGTCGGCCAGAATGCTCCTGCAAATTCATGACGAGTTGGTCTTTGAGCTTCCTGAGGCGGAGATTCCGGCCACGGTGCCAATCATTAAGTCAGCTATGGAGAAGGCCATGGCGCTCGATGTACCTCTGGTCGTCAACTGTACGGTCGGCAGCAGTTTGGCAAAATGA